The Nerophis ophidion isolate RoL-2023_Sa linkage group LG24, RoL_Noph_v1.0, whole genome shotgun sequence genome includes a region encoding these proteins:
- the mavs gene encoding mitochondrial antiviral-signaling protein has product MSFASEKLYNGYLRTNMPTIVSTVKVREMVVHLPCLTAHDRETIEAKREMCGNFDGMVLLLDCLKRRENWPEHFIKALEMCEHTSIAAEVRAEYNALRGAHDSNPSSPSPAAEAANVYPAPDEPHLSVPETSPGHRQATADTPPPETEAQPEADAPAAAPVDAPAAAPVDAPAAAPVDEPAAAPAAAPVDAPADAPADAPAAAPADAPVDAPAAAPVDAPAAAPAPAPPVPAPESPPTPDGAFLQETSEPEETSLSDFLDVSHPVQVSPGEVSAVPTEQSDVVSDVTPEQNPDPPAEEAAAVTLELEENSQVCSVPDATPVESTSVSSALPVDDPTVGLSLPCPLLSAQPPTTYSGNTDRLEISDFAEGETSAEPEEDPPEEEEVRVHVMHVTQQPSLLDLDGQSVGNGDASKDGTPAAEEPAKPSSGRLTANSKYILTALGVGAGALLMAWKWKH; this is encoded by the exons ATGTCATTTGCCAGTGAGAAGCTGTACAACGGCTACCTGAGGACCAACATGCCGACCATTGTGAGCACGGTGAAAGTGAGAGAGATGGTGGTCCATCTGCCGTGTCTGACCGCTCACGACAGG GAGACCATCGAGGCCAAGAGGGAGATGTGCGGCAACTTTGACGGCATGGTTCTTCTCCTGGACTGCCTGAAGAGGAGGGAGAACTGGCCCGAGCACTTCATCAAAGCGCTGGAGATGTGCGAGCACACCAGCATCGCGGCCGAGGTCCGGGCGGAATACAACGCTCTGAGGGGCGCCCACG ACTCCAACCCCAGCTCTCCTTCGCCAGCTGCGGAAGCGGCCAATGTTTATCCGGCTCCAGATGAACCTCACCTCTCCGTGCCTGAGACCAGCCCAGGTCACCGCCAGGCCACCGCCGACACACCCCCTCCGGAAACTGAAGCACAGCCTGAAGCTGACGCGCCAGCTGCCGCGCCGGTTGACGCGCCGGCTGCCGCGCCGGTTGACGCGCCGGCTGCCGCGCCGGTTGACGAGCCGGCTGCCGCGCCGGCTGCCGCGCCGGTTGACGCGCCGGCTGACGCGCCGGCTGACGCGCCGGCTGCCGCGCCGGCTGACGCGCCGGTTGACGCGCCGGCTGCCGCGCCGGTTGACGCGCCGGCTGCCGCACCGGCGCCAGCGCCGCCGGTCCCCGCACCCGAGTCGCCCCCCACGCCCGACGGAGCGTTTCTCCAAGAGACCTCCGAGCCGGAGGAGACCTCTCTGTCTGACTTCTTGGACGTTTCCCACCCTGTTCAAGTGAGCCCAGGAGAGGTTTCGGCGGTGCCGACTGAACAGAGCGACGTGGTCTCAGACGTGACCCCCGAGCAGAACCCAGACCCTCCTGCGGAAGAGGCCGCCGCCGTCACCCTGGAGCTGGAAGAAAATTCCCAG GTGTGTTCAGTACCTGATGCCACGCCGGTCGAAAGCACATCCGTGAGCTCCGCCCTCCCCGTCGACGACCCGACCGTGGGACTGAGCCTGCCCTGCCCGCTTCTCAGCGCCCAGCCGCCGACCACCTACTCGGGCAACACAGACCGTCTGGAAATCAGCGACTTTGCAGAAGGAGAGACGAGCGCCGAACCCGAGGAAGACCCCCCGGAGGAAGAGGAGGTGCGGGTGCACGTGATGCACGTCACCCAGCAGCCGTCGCTCCTCGACCTCGACGGCCAGAGCGTCGGCAACGGCGACGCCTCCAAGGACGGCACCCCTGCCGCCGAGGAGCCAGCGAAGCCTTCTTCCGGCCGGCTGACCGCCAACAGCAAGTACATCCTGACGGCACTGGGCGTGGGCGCCGGCGCACTGCTGATGGCGTGGAAGTGGAAGCATTAA